In one Oncorhynchus nerka isolate Pitt River linkage group LG7, Oner_Uvic_2.0, whole genome shotgun sequence genomic region, the following are encoded:
- the LOC135572356 gene encoding EMILIN-3-like — protein sequence MHIAVALPPILLLSATLSLADAKFYRPSQYILYKAGPNPHPYVHGKPTSRLKNHCAYVVEKTVSFTMQDGVAPYVKAQYNKCAWGQKCPTLIYHVMYKPVYKVAHKTLTELEWRCCPGYSGYGCMEGPPAYQHLIKAMPPFKGPPFKGPPIKGNPWSQSKGHPPMKPYPMLTKGPPMKGPPPMKSYPVKAKGPPPSNVKSYLKRPFGLPLTHPSYRGSSSKPYTFGPQHIHQPDRHEGPDYHQPELDQQGQDYHQPELDHQGSDYHHPELDHQGQDLHQPELDHQGSDYHHPELDHQGSDHPQPEPDHQGSDHHQPEPDHQGSDHHQPELDHQGSDHHQPEPDHQGSDHHQLELDHQRSDHHQPEPDNQGSDHHQPELDHQGPDHHQPELDHQGTNHQQPEPDHHWPDHLEPDHHQPESDQEGPYHQEPDNHEPDHHQPEPDHQGPDHHEPDHHQPEPYLEPNNHQQPEPDHPDHPDLTDHPFHSELEPVTDETALPAGSQEMDGQPRDTVDSESTERLDRMEEDVRRLSQGLETLRGTMNGLEDGLRASLWEDANRMLSALLSAAPSPVPAPTLSSSPHSTVGFADIPGGDPDAEGLDVGQAFPGLSELTGRVEGLRTELQAKAAELEELRGSVIRHDGTLKKMSGGADSLTRAKARDTQKAMEDLVDAKLGGARTEILGEFEKCIESAESRCGERAREVSRQCHREQQERQDLMELALEVSATGLRKELGYLQTQIQGHDLREGCCGRVTGLGERVHLLEQLVAGLNQSQGHLGVELGGHKAHVEAMLEGRLEDVEAKLNLTECGKVRGGSTSSSGSGGVQGSSSEGEVGAGSLEARLEGKLKALEGRLLTALGDLENATAPALLEGHVVPTLETEVESLRRRLEVDVDRVQKQLSGLELLCTSSSQPILQGDKATSNTHRVEEDKTGGGEVNGLLDMENNRLNSLNVTLQSLLTRLSQREDHQEGEEGSSVQGEIMLLKFNARSMNLTLKGLKDSVGLVVQDVGRANSTWQEREERLAQQVKGVVQLLGRQASMFGVGEKRLTRMKGELQELRRRLAGEVQGCRSTALGVQKEVVEVGGRVASVEGQCKGFSHLAKDLERIRAELERQSDGYLSQVNGTLTNHAHQLSELRQELRNCTWNAEPTQQSLYLLEPEQLREDQ from the exons ATGCACATTGCAGTGGCAttacctcccatcctcctcctgtcAGCCACTCTGTCTCTGGCTGATGCCAAGTTCTACAGACCCTCCCAGTACATCCTCTACAAGGCTGGGCCCAATCCTCATCCCTATGTCCATGGGAAGCCCACCAGCAGGCTCAA AAACCACTGTGCCTACGTTGTTGAGAAGACTGTTTCATTCACCATGCAGGATGGGGTAGCTCCTTATGTCAAAGCTCAGTACAACAAGTGTGCCTGGGGTCAGAAGTGTCCAACCCTCAT ATATCATGTGATGTACAAGCCTGTCTATAAAGTTGCCCATAAGACTCTCACTGAGCTGGAATGGCGCTGCTGTCCAGGATACTCTGGCTACGGCTGCATGGAGGGACCCCCAGCCTACCAACACCTAATTAAGGCGATGCCTCCATTCAAGGGCCCACCATTCAAAGGCCCACCCATTAAAGGAAACCCCTGGAGTCAGAGCAAGGGCCATCCTCCCATGAAACCATACCCAATGCTTACCAAGGGCCCTCCCATGAAGGGACCTCCTCCTATGAAGTCATACCCAGTGAAAGCAAAAGGCCCTCCTCCCAGCAACGTCAAGTCCTACCTTAAACGTCCCTTTGGGCTTCCTCTGACCCACCCCTCCTACCGAGGGTCATCTTCCAAGCCTTACACCTTTGGGCCACAGCACATCCACCAACCAGACCGCCATGAGGGGCCAGACTATCACCAGCCTGAACTAGACCAGCAGGGGCAAGACTACCACCAGCCTGAACTAGACCACCAGGGGTCAGATTATCACCATCCTGAACTAGACCACCAGGGGCAAGACCTCCACCAGCCTGAACTAGACCACCAGGGGTCAGATTATCACCATCCTGAACTAGACCACCAGGGGTCAGACCACCCCCAGCCTGAACCAGACCACCAGGGATCAGACCACCACCAGCCTGAACCAGACCATCAGGGGTCAGACCATCACCAGCCTGAACTAGACCACCAGGGGTCAGACCACCACCAGCCTGAACCAGACCACCAGGGTTCAGACCATCACCAGCTTGAACTAGACCATCAGAGGTCAGACCACCACCAGCCTGAACCAGACAACCAGGGGTCAGACCACCACCAGCCTGAACTAGACCACCAGGGGCCAGACCATCACCAGCCTGAACTAGACCACCAGGGGACAAACCACCAACAGCCTGAACCAGACCACCACTGGCCAGACCACCTCGAGCCGGATCATCACCAGCCTGAATCAGACCAGGAGGGGCCATACCACCAGGAGCCAGACAACCACGAGCCGGACCATCACCAGCCTGAACCAGACCACCAGGGGCCAGACCACCATGAGCCAGACCATCACCAGCCTGAACCATATCTGGAGCCAAACAATCACCAGCAGCCTGAACCAGATCATCCTGATCACCCAGACCTCACTGATCATCCTTTTCACTCAGAGTTGGAGCCTGTCACTGATGAAACAGCTCTCCCTGCTGGCAGCCAAGAAATGGATG GCCAGCCTCGGGACACAGTGGATAGTGAGTCTACTGAGCGTCTGGACCGGATGGAGGAGGACGTGCGGAGGCTGTCCCAGGGTCTGGAGACGCTTAGGGGGACGATGAACGGACTCGAGGATGGCCTGCGCGCCTCACTATGGGAGGACGCCAACAGGATGCTCTCCGCCCTGCTGTCTGCAGCACCAAGCCCTGTCCCCGCCCCCACTCTGTCCTCTTCCCCCCACTCCACTGTAGGCTTTGCAGACATCCCTGGAGGAGACCCCGATGCAGAGGGGCTCGATGTGGGCCAGGCTTTCCCAGGGTTGAGCGAGCTGACAGGGAGGGTTGAGGGGCTCCGGACTGAGCTACAGGCCAAGGCTGCTGAGCTGGAGGAGCTGAGAGGCAGTGTGATCAGGCATGACGGAACCCTCAAGAAGATGTCAGGTGGTGCAGATAGCTTGACAAGGGCCAAAGCGAGAGACACCCAGAAGGCAATGGAGGATCTGGTGGATGCCAAGCTTGGCGGGGCCCGGACGGAGATCCTGGGGGAGTTTGAGAAGTGTATCGAGAGTGCAGAGAGCCGCTGTGGGGAGAGGGCCAGGGAGGTGAGTCGACAATGCCACAGGGAGCAGCAGGAGAGACAGGATCTAATGGAGCTGGCCCTGGAGGTCAGCGCCACTGGGCTTAGGAAGGAGCTTGGATACCTGCAGACTCAGATCCAGGGACATGACCTGAGAGAGGGCTGCTGTGGTAGAGTCACTGGCCTAGGTGAGAGGGTGCATCTGCTGGAACAGTTGGTGGCAGGCCTCAACCAGTCCCAGGGGCACCTGGGAGTGGAGCTGGGTGGGCACAAGGCCCATGTAGAGGCAATGCTGGAGGGGAGACTGGAGGACGTGGAGGCCAAGCTCAACCTGACTGAATGTGGAAAGGTCAGGGGTGGGAGCActagcagcagtggtagtggtggggTCCAGGGCAGTAGCTCAGAGGGAGAGGTCGGGGCAGGCAGCCTGGAGGCCCGTCTGGAGGGGAAGCTGAAGGCTCTGGAGGGTCGTCTGCTGACAGCGTTGGGGGATCTGGAGAATGCTACAGCCCCTGCCTTGCTGGAGGGCCATGTCGTGCCCACACTGGAGACAGAGGTGGAGTCCCTCAGGAGGAGGCTAGAGGTGGACGTGGACAGAGTGCAGAAACAGCTGAGCGGCCTGGAACTACTCTGCACATCCTCCTCTCAGCCCATTCTCCAGGGAGACAAAGCCACATCAAACACTCACAGGGTGGAGGAGGataagacaggaggaggagaggtgaatgGTCTCCTGGATATGGAGAATAACCGTCTGAACAGCCTTAATGTCACCCTGCAGAGCCTCCTGACCAGACTGTCCCAGAGGGAAGACcaccaggagggagaggaggggagctcaGTCCAGGGTGAAATCATGCTTCTCAAGTTCAATGCCCGTTCTATGAACCTCACCCTGAAGGGCCTGAAGGACTCTGTAGGGTTGGTGGTCCAGGATGTGGGGCGCGCCAACTCCACCTGGCAGGAGCGGGAAGAGCGCCTGGCCCAGCAGGTGAAGGGTGTGGTCCAGCTTTTAGGGCGCCAGGCCTCCATGTTCGGGGTGGGTGAGAAGAGGCTGACCCGGATGAAGGGAGAGCTCCAGGAACTGAGGAGGCGGCTGGCCGGGGAGGTGCAGGGCTGCCGCTCCACTGCGCTTGGAGTCCAaaaggaggtggtggaggtggggggccGCGTGGCCAGTGTGGAGGGCCAGTGTAAGGGCTTCAGTCACCTGGCCAAGGATCTGGAGAGGATCAGGGCGGAGTTGGAGAGGCAGTCAGATGGATACCTGTCCCAGGTCAACGGTACCCTCACTAATCACGCTCACCAGCTGTCTGAGCTGAGACAGGAACTCAGGAACTGCACGTGGAATGCAGAGCCCACCCAGCAGAGCCTGTACCTCCTAGAGCCAGAACAGTTAAGAGAAGACCAGTAA